Proteins found in one Mustela lutreola isolate mMusLut2 chromosome 10, mMusLut2.pri, whole genome shotgun sequence genomic segment:
- the CROCC gene encoding rootletin isoform X3 has protein sequence MSLGLEEPLEAQLALETVIQTLESGVLRAGQEEGLGVQDPAQDSPRTAGLPARIREIVTRHLSQPESQAPLPAPEMASLRSLQEENQLLQQELSHVEDLLAQSRAERDELAIKYNAVSERLEQAVQLESGELEAPEPRGLVRQSVELRRQLQEEQASYRRKLQAYQEGQQRQAQLVQRLQAKTLQYRKKCSELEQQLVERSTELEQQRLRDTEHSHDLESALVRLEEEQQRSASLAQVNSMLREQLDQANSANQALSEDIRKVTADWTRCRKELEQREAAWRREEESFNTYFSNEHSRLLLLWRQVVGVRRLVSEVKMSTERDLLHLGGELARTSRAIQEADLGLSTGLQLAESRAEAALEKQALLQLQLDEQLRDKVLQEKELAQLQVQSNLDKANLSARVTELALTVERLQNQNLEKDRVNKALSEKLEALESLRLQEQAALETEDGEGLQQTLRDLAQAVLSDMESGVQLSGSERTADASDGSLRGLSGPRTPSPPRRSSPARGRSPRRGPSPACSDSSTLALIHSALHKRQLQIQDIRGRYEASQDLLGALRKQLSDSESERRGLEEQLQRLRDETSGATQAHEDAQREAQRLRSTVDLLSREKDSLACSLQAAQQQAEELRQEREKLQAAQEELRRQRDRLEEEREDTAQDSTRARRELERSHRQLEQLEGKRSGLAKELVAVREALSSATLQRDMLQAEKAEVAEALTKAEAGRVELELSVTKLRVEEASLRDSLSKLSALNESLAQDKLGLNRLVAQLEEEKAALLGRQRQVEQEASLAREEQERLEQLRLEQEVEQQGLEGSLRVAEQAREALEFQLPSLHQERSRLQEQLAQLSRQLSGREHELEQARRETQRQVEALERAAREKEALAKERAGLAVQLAAAEREGRTLSEEATRLRLEKEALESSLFEVQRQLAQLEARREQLETDGQALLLAKEALTGELAGLRQQMTITEQKAALDKELMAQKLVQAEREAQASLREQRTAHEEDLQRLQREKEAAWRELEAERAQLQNQLQREREELLARLEAEKEELSEEIAALQQERDEGLLLAESEKQQALSLKESEKTALSEKLLGTQHSLAAISLEMERQKRDAQSRQEQDRVGQARQSTVNALTSELRDLRAKLEEATAAHAQEAKRLQEQARNLERQRESSAREAEELRTQLRLLEDARDGLRRELLEAQRKVREGQDGREAQRQEASELRRSLSEGVQEREALRRSNEELRAAVKKAESERISLKLANEDKEQKLALLADARVAVGKEAEELRAGLQEVERSRLEARRELQELRRQMKMLDSENARLGRELVELQGRLTLGERAEKEGRREALGLRQKLLKGEANLEAMRQEVQGAQRKLQEQEGEFRARERGLLGSLEEARSAEKQQLDHARSLELKLEAARAESAELGLRLSAAEGRAQGLEAELARVEAQRRAAEAQLGGLRSALRRGLGLGRSPSPAPVPSPSSPARSAPAGGNGEGLYSPSPLEHSPGSEPPSPGPATSPASPDLDPEAVRGALRDFLQELRSAQRQRDELRAQMSTLSRQLAEMEAERDNAMSRVRQLQKAVAESEEARRGVDGRLSGAQAQLAEQEESVRRSERERRAALDQVAALERSLQATESELRASQEKISKMKANEVKLESDKRRLKEVLDASESRTIKLELQRRSLEGELQRSRLGLSDREAQAQALQDRVDSLQRQVADSEVKAGTLQLTVDRLSGALVKVEESEGALRDKVQGLTEALAQNNASLTSTQDKNLHLQKALTACEHDRQVLQERLEAARQALSEARKQSSSLVEQVQTMRGELADLELQRAEAEGQLQQLQEVLRQRQEAEAAALHTVQKLRDERRLLQERLDGLQGALGQLEVEKREVERSALRLEKDRLALKRMLDKVEREKLRSHEDTVRLNVERGRLDRTLTGAELELAEAQKQIQLLEAQVAALEAQSPARLEAEEQQQQELQQEVERLRSAQVQTERTLEARERAHRQRVRGLEEQVSTLKGQLEQEFRRSSASFSPRSGPAGE, from the exons ATGAGTTTGGGGCTGGAGGAACCTTTGGAGGCCCAGCTGGCACTGGAGACGGTTATCCAG ACCCTGGAGAGCGGTGTCCTGAGAGCAGGCCAGGAGGAGGGCCTGGGCGTGCAGGACCCGGCCCAGGACTCTCCCAGGACCGCCGGCCTGCCTGCCCGCATCAGAGAGATTGTCACCCGCCACCTCTCCCAGCCTGAGAGCCAAG CCCCGCTGCCCGCCCCGGAGATGGCATCCTTGCGCTCACTGCAGGAGGAAAACCAGCTGCTGCAGCAGGAGCTGTCCCACGTGGAGGACCTGCTCGCCCAGAGCCGTGCGGAGCGCGACGAGCTGGCCATCAAGTACAATGCGGTCAGCGAGAGG CTGGAGCAGGCTGTGCAGCTGGAGTCTGGGGAGCTGGAAGCGCCCGAGCCCAGGGGGCTGGTGCGGCAGAGCGTGGAGCTGCGGAGGCAGCTGCAGGAGGAGCAGGCCTCCTACCGGCGCAAGCTGCAGGCCTACCAGGAGGGCCAGCAGCGGCAGGCCCAGCTTGTGCAGCGGCTGCAGGCCAAG ACCCTCCAGTACAGGAAGAAGTGCTCGGAGCTGGAGCAGCAGCTGGTGGAGAGATCCACAGAGCTGGAGCAGCAGCGGCTGAGG GACACGGAGCACAGCCATGACCTGGAGAGTGCCCTTGTCCGcctggaggaggagcagcagag GAGTGCCAGCCTGGCCCAGGTGAACTCCATGCTCCGAGAGCAGCTGGACCAGGCGAACTCAGCCAACCAGGCTCTGAGCGAGGACATACGCAAGGTGACCGCCGACTGGACACGCTGTCGGAAGGAGCTGGAGCAGCGGGAGGCGGCGTGGAGGCGTGAGGAAGAG TCTTTCAACACCTACTTCAGCAATGAGCACAGCCGTCTGCTCCTCCTCTGGAGGCAGGTTGTGGGGGTCCGACGGCTGGTCAGCGAGGTGAAGATGTCCACCGAGAG AGACCTGCTGCATTTGGGAGGGGAGCTGGCCCGGACCTCAAGAGCCATCCAGGAGGCGGACCTGGGGCTGAGCACCGGCCTGCAGCTGGCTGAGAGCCGGGCCGAGGCGGCCCTGGAGAAGCAGGCGCTGCTGCAGCTACAGCTGGACGAGCAGCTGCGGGACAAGGTGCTCCAGGAGAAGGAGCTGGCCCAGCTGCAGGTGCAGAGCAACCTGGACAAGGCCAATCTCAGTGCCAG AGTGACCGAGCTGGCCCTGACAGTGGAGCGCCTTCAGAACCAGAATCTGGAGAAGGATCGGGTCAACAAGGCCCTGAGCGAGAAGCTTGAGGCCCTG GAATCCCTGCGGCTCCAGGAGCAGGCGGCCCTGGAGACAGAGGACGGAGAGGGTTTGCAGcagaccctgagggacctggcaCAG GCGGTGCTGTCGGACATGGAGAGTGGGGTCCAGCTAAGCGGCTCTGAGCGCACGGCGGATGCATCGGACGGCAGCCTGCGGGGGCTCTCGGGCCCCAGAACCCCCTCCCCGCCGCGGCGTTCCTCGCCGGCCCGCGGCCGATCCCCGCGCCGAGGCCCATCCCCAGCCTGCTCCGACTCCTCCACACTCGCCCTGATCCACTCTGCCCTGCACAAGCGCCAGCTGCAGATTCAG GACATCCGTGGGCGCTATGAGGCCAGCCAGGACCTCCTGGGCGCCCTACGGAAGCAGCTCAGTGACAGCGAGAGTGAGCGCCGCGGCCTGGAGGAGCAGCTGCAGCGTCTGCGGGACGAGACCAGTGGGGCCACCCAGGCTCACGAGGATGCCCAGCGTGAGGCCCAGCGTCTGCGGAGCACCGTGGACCTTCTGAGCAG AGAGAAGGACAGCCTGGCCTGCAGCCTGCAGGCAGCCCAGCAGCAGGCCGAGGAACTGCGGCAGGAGCGGGAGAAGCTGCAGGCGGCCCAGGAGGAGCTGAGGCGCCAGCGGGACCGGCTGGAGGAGGAGCGGGAGGACACCGCGCAGGACAGCACGCGGGCTCGCAGGGAGCTGGAGCGCAG CCACAGACAGCTAGAGCAGCTGGAAGGGAAGCGCTCGGGGCTGGCGAAAGAGCTGGTGGCCGTGAGGGAAGCGCTGAGCTCTGCCACGCTGCAGCGGGACATGCTGCAGGCGGAGAAGGCCGAGGTGGCCGAGGCGCTGACCAAG GCGGAGGCCGGCCGCGTGGAGCTCGAGCTCTCGGTGACCAAGCTGAGAGTAGAGGAGGCCTCGCTCCGGGACTCCTTGTCCAAGCTGAGCGCCCTCAACGAGAGCCTCGCACAGGACAAGCTGGGTCTGAACCGCCTTGTCGCCCAG CTCGAAGAGGAGAAGGCCGCCCTGTTGGGCCGGCAGCGGCAGGTGGAGCAGGAGGCCTCCTTGGCGAGGGAGGAGCAGGAGCGGCTGGAGCAGCTGCGGCTGGAGCAGGAGGTGGAGCAGCAGGGCCTGGAGGGCTCCCTGCGGGTGGCGGAGCAGGCCCGGGAGGCCCTGGAGTTCCAGCTTCCCTCGCTGCACCAGGAGCGCTCCCGGCTGCAGGAGCAGCTGGCCCAG CTCTCCCGGCAGCTGAGCGGGCGGGAGCACGAGCTGGAGCAGGCACGGAGGGAGACCCAGCGGCAGGTGGAGGCGCTGGAGAGGGCGGCCCGGGAGAAGGAGGCGCTAGCCAAGGAGCGGGCTGGCCTGGCGGTGCAGCTGGCAGCTGCTGAGCGAGAAGGCCGGACCCTGTCGGAGGAGGCCACTCGCTTACG CCTAGAGAAGGAAGCCCTGGAGAGTAGCCTGTTTGAGGTGCAGCGGCAGCTGGCGCAGCTTGAGGCCCGCCGGGAGCAGCTGGAAACCGACGGCCAGGCCCTGCTGCTGGCCAAGGAAGCCCTGACCG GGGAGCTGGCAGGCCTACGGCAACAGATGACAATtacagagcagaaggcagctctGGACAAGGAGCTGATGGCACAGAAGCTGGTGCAGGCTGAGCGAGAGGCCCAGGCTTCTCTCCGGGAGCAGCGGACGGCCCACGAGGAGGACTTGCAACGACTTCAGCGCGAGAAG GAGGCAGCCTGGCGGGAGCTGGAGGCCGAGCGGGCCCAGCTGCAGAACCAGCTGCAGCGGGAGCGGGAGGAGCTGCTGGCGCGGCTGGAGGCGGAGAAGGAGGAGCTGAGCGAAGAGATCGCGGCCCTGCAGCAGGAGCGGGACGAGGGCCTCCTCCTGGCCGAGAGCGAGAAGCAGCAG gccctgtccctgaaGGAGTCCGAGAAGACGGCACTGTCAGAGAAGCTGCTGGGCACGCAGCACAGCCTGGCCGCCATCTCCCTGGAGATGGAGCGGCAGAAGAGAGATGCTCAGAGCCGGCAGGAGCAGGACCGGGTAGGGCAGGCCAGGCAG AGCACCGTGAACGCCCTGACGTCCGAGCTGCGGGACCTGCGGGCCAAGCTGGAGGAGGCCACTGCCGCCCATGCCCAGGAGGCCAAGAGGCTACAAGAACAGGCCCGAAACCTGGAAAGGCAGCGGGAATCCTCAGCGCGCGAG GCAGAAGAGCTGCGGACGCAGCTGCGCCTGCTGGAGGATGCCCGGGACGGACTGCGGCGGGAGCTGCTGGAGGCCCAGCGCAAGGTGCGCGAGGGACAGGATGGCCGCGAGGCCCAGCGCCAGGAGGCCAGCGAGCTGCGGCGCAGCCTGAGCGAGGGCGTCCAGGAGCGCGAGGCCCTGCGGCGGTCCAACGAGGAGCTGCGGGCCGCCGTGAAGAAGGCCGAGAGCGAGCGGATCAG CCTGAAGCTTGCCAACGAGGACAAGGAGCAGAAGCTGGCACTGCTCGCGGACGCGCGGGTGGCCGTGGGCAAGGAGGCCGAGGAGCTGCGGGCCGGGCTGCAGGAGGTGGAGCGCTCCCGGCTGGAGGCCCGCAGGGAGCTGCAGGAGCTCCGGCGGCAG ATGAAGATGCTGGACAGTGAGAACGCCAGGCTGGGCCGGGAGCTGGTGGAGTTGCAGGGTCGCCTGACGCTGGGCGAGCGGGCAGAAAAGGAGGGCCGGCGGGAGGCCCTGGGCCTCCGACAGAAGCTACTGAAGGGCGAGGCCAACTTGGAGGCCATGCGGCAGGAG GTCCAGGGGGCCCAGAGGAAGCTGCAGGAGCAAGAGGGCGAGTTCCGGGCCCGAGAGCGAGGCTTGctgggctccctggaggaggcgCGCAGCGCTGAAAAGCAGCAGCTGGACCACGCCCGCAGCCTGGAGCTGAAGCTGGAGGCGGCGCGGGCCGAGTCCGCGGAGCTGGGGCTGCGGCTAAGCGCGGCGGAAGGTCGGGCTCAAGGCCTGGAGGCCGAGCTGGCCCGCGTGGAGGCGCAGCGGCGCGCAGCCGAGGCCCAGCTGGGCGGCCTGCGCTCAGCTCTGCGCCGGGGCCTTGGCCTTGGGcgctcccccagcccagccccggtACCCTCGCCCAGCTCCCCGGCCCGGAGTGCCCCGGCTGGag GAAATGGCGAAGGGCTCTACAGCCCCAGCCCCTTGGAACACAGCCCTGGGTCTGAGCCACCATCCCCAGGACCTGCCACCTCCCCGGCATCCCCAGACCTGGACCCTGAGGCGGTGCGGGGGGCCCTCCGGGATTTCCTGCAGGAGCTACGGAGTGCGCAGAGACAACGG GATGAGCTTCGGGCCCAGATGAGCACCCTGAGTCGCCAGCTGGCCGAGATGGAGGCCGAGAGGGACAACGCGATGTCACGGGTGAGGCAGCTGCAGAAGGCTGTGGCCGAGAGTGAAGAAG CCCGGCGAGGTGTGGACGGCCGGCTGAGCGGGGCACAGGCACAGCTGGCAGAGCAGGAGGAGAGTGTGCGGCGCAGCGAGCGGGAGCGCCGGGCTGCCCTGGACCAGGTGGCTGCCCTGGAGAGGAGCCTGCAGGCCACGGAGAGTGAGCTCCGGGCCAGCCAG GAGAAGATCAGCAAGATGAAGGCCAACGAGGTGAAGCTGGAGAGCGACAAGCGGCGCCTGAAGGAGGTGCTGGACGCCTCCGAGAGCCGCACCATCAAGCTGGAGCTGCAGCGGCGCTCGCTCGAGGGGGAGCTGCAGCGCAGCCGCCTGGGCCTGAGTGACCgtgaggcccaggcccaggccctgcAGGACCGGGTAGACTCCCTGCAGAGACAG GTGGCAGACAGTGAGGTGAAGGCAGGGACCCTGCAGCTGACAGTGGATCGACTGAGTGGGGCTCTGGTCAAGGTGGAGGAGAGCGAGGGGGCCTTGCGGGACAAGGTGCAGGGCCTGACCGAAGCCTTGGCCCAGAATAATGCCAGCCTTACCAGCACCCAGGACAAGAATCTGCACCTGCAGAAGGCCCTCACTGCTTGCGAACATGACCGCCAAGTGCTCCAA GAACGGCTGGAAGCCGCCCGTCAGGCATTATCCGAGGCACGCAAGCAGAGCAGCTCCCTGGTGGAGCAGGTGCAGACGATGCGGGGCGAGCTGGCGGACCTGGAGCTGCAGCGGGCGGAGGCGGAGGGCCAGCTGCAACAGCTCCAGGAG gtgttGCGGCAGCGCCAGGAGGCTGAGGCTGCGGCCCTGCACACGGTCCAGAAGCTGCGGGACGAGCGGCGGCTACTGCAGGAGCGCCTGGACGGCCTGCAGGGCGCCCTCGGCCAGCTGGAGGTCGAGAAGCGGGAGGTGGAGCGGTCAGCGCTGCGCCTGGAGAAGGACCGCCTGGCCCTCAAGAGGATGCTGGACAAG GTGGAGCGCGAGAAGCTTCGTAGCCACGAGGACACAGTGCGGCTGAATGTGGAGAGGGGCCGCCTGGACCGCACGCTCACGGGGGCCGAGCTGGAGCTGGCTGAGGCCCAGAAGCAGATCCAGCTGCTGGAG GCCCAGGTGGCAGCCCTGGAGGCCCAGAGCCCGGCCCGGCTGGAGGccgaggagcagcagcagcaggagctgcAGCAGGAGGTGGAGCGCCTGCGCAGTGCCCAGGTGCAGACAGAGCGCACGCTGGAGGCGCGGGAGCGGGCCCACCGGCAGCGGGTGCGGGGCCTGGAGGAGCAG gtGTCCACACTGAAGGGACAGTTGGAACAGGAATTTCGGAGGAGCTCAGCATCCTTCTCCCCCAGGTCCGGCCCCGCGGGGGAATGA